One segment of Candidatus Falkowbacteria bacterium DNA contains the following:
- the trxA gene encoding thioredoxin, with product MSKHFTKDTFATEVIEASKTQPVLVDFFAPWCGPCQAQGPIVDELATDMEGKAVVGKVNTDEEMDIARQFGIMSIPTIIVFRNGEPAERFVGVQEKKDLADILSK from the coding sequence ATGTCTAAACATTTCACAAAAGATACATTTGCTACTGAAGTCATTGAAGCTTCAAAAACACAGCCAGTTTTAGTTGATTTCTTTGCGCCTTGGTGTGGGCCTTGTCAGGCTCAAGGCCCAATTGTTGATGAATTAGCAACTGACATGGAAGGCAAGGCCGTAGTTGGAAAAGTTAATACTGATGAAGAAATGGATATTGCTCGTCAATTTGGTATTATGAGTATTCCAACAATTATTGTGTTCCGTAATGGTGAGCCAGCTGAGCGTTTTGTTGGTGTGCAAGAGAAGAAAGATTTAGCTGACATTTTGAGCAAGTAA